One window of the candidate division KSB1 bacterium genome contains the following:
- the mce gene encoding methylmalonyl-CoA epimerase, giving the protein MLEKIDHIGIAVRDLDEAIKRYTLLMAAPPAHLEEVPTQQVKVAMFNVGASRVELLAATSPESAIAKFLDKRGEGLHHLCFRVDDLAAALARVQAGGMEVVAGAGTAGAGGSRVAFLHPRSAAGVLIELVEHKQAGS; this is encoded by the coding sequence GTGTTGGAAAAGATCGATCACATTGGCATCGCGGTGCGCGATTTGGACGAGGCCATCAAGCGCTACACCCTGTTGATGGCGGCGCCGCCGGCGCACCTGGAGGAAGTCCCCACGCAGCAGGTGAAAGTGGCCATGTTCAACGTGGGCGCCTCGCGCGTCGAACTGCTCGCCGCCACCTCGCCGGAATCGGCCATTGCCAAATTTCTCGACAAACGCGGCGAGGGGTTGCATCACCTGTGCTTCCGGGTGGATGATCTGGCGGCGGCACTGGCGCGCGTGCAGGCCGGCGGCATGGAAGTGGTGGCGGGTGCCGGCACGGCGGGTGCCGGCGGCAGCCGCGTGGCCTTTCTCCATCCGCGCAGCGCCGCGGGCGTGTTGATCGAACTGGTGGAGCACAAGCAAGCCGGGTCCTGA
- a CDS encoding SET domain-containing protein-lysine N-methyltransferase, translating to MLNSKVELKQSGIQGLGIFAREFIAEGEMVWWETAEEQARRFIVTRQEIETWPEEKQRNFLKYAYQIDAGVYYGPRDTVPQDPADFTNHSCDPNTWFVDDNTMTARRDIMPGEEITYDYATSEIEESFLLVCGCGAANCRGIIRGTDHLLPELQEMYGNHMMQHVLRSIAAHRAAAHKAKVAGMK from the coding sequence ATGTTGAATTCGAAGGTGGAGTTGAAGCAAAGTGGCATTCAAGGCCTGGGCATTTTCGCCAGGGAATTCATTGCAGAGGGCGAGATGGTATGGTGGGAAACTGCCGAGGAACAAGCGCGGCGTTTTATCGTGACCCGCCAGGAGATCGAAACCTGGCCGGAGGAGAAACAGCGCAATTTTCTCAAATATGCCTATCAAATCGATGCCGGCGTCTATTACGGCCCGCGTGACACGGTGCCGCAGGATCCGGCCGACTTCACCAACCACAGTTGCGATCCCAACACCTGGTTTGTCGATGACAACACCATGACCGCGCGCCGCGACATCATGCCCGGAGAGGAGATCACCTATGACTATGCCACCAGCGAGATCGAAGAAAGCTTCCTGCTGGTCTGCGGCTGCGGCGCCGCCAATTGCCGCGGCATCATTCGCGGCACCGATCATTTATTGCCGGAATTGCAGGAAATGTACGGCAACCACATGATGCAGCATGTGCTGCGCAGCATCGCGGCCCATCGTGCCGCAGCGCACAAGGCAAAAGTTGCCGGCATGAAGTAA
- a CDS encoding hydantoinase, producing the protein MRRIRIGIDVGGTFINAVALDTASFSIIAHTKTPTTHHANSGVAHGMVTVLRRLLRKGEIDPAEIILVAYSTTLASNALLEGDVAKVGIIGMGTGLKTRRVRRETNIKDLELAPGKKLPTCYRFLDTRRNFSTAVIRQTLHELQAEGAQAIVAAEAFSVENPRYELQVLDCARELGLPATATQQISQLYGLRLRTRTAVLTASILPVMLATLEMMERSLEEAGIQAPLMIMRSDGGVMDVKSMRERPLLTLLSGPAAGIAGALMYASLTEGIFLEVGGTSTNISLIHRGQVAVHTARLGPHQLSIKAFDIHSVAVAGGSMIRIQQGRVHDVGPRSAHLARMPYEAFSETSDIHEAEPTLAPPRSGDPGDYVFLQHQEKKIALTLTGAANLLGCVPDYDYARGGQKNVGMSYAKLGRLLDQAPEQIAEAVMQAGCRKIAEAVRSLLSHYELPRENLRLVGAGGAAATVVPYTARLLNLPFTVVLNSALFSAIGVALAMIRETIERSLVNPTEEDLINLRQEAERVVLARGASAESVDIKIEVDAQHHLVRAIATGATDARLLERIRRPVPAHQRASVAADALDAELASVQMLAHTDFFTVYSAVKTVPRFFGLLKSRRQPMVIVDQHGVVRLTFEHAEIREMTAGEGRQRLQEFLEKCTHYGDSGAWLPGIYLAIGPRLVDFSGLVSINQILSLGTHELEQTRADSPVLLVADLKN; encoded by the coding sequence ATGAGGCGTATCCGCATCGGCATAGACGTCGGCGGAACGTTCATCAACGCCGTGGCCCTCGATACCGCGAGTTTCAGCATCATCGCGCACACCAAGACACCCACCACCCATCACGCCAACAGCGGTGTGGCACATGGCATGGTCACCGTCTTGCGCAGACTCCTGCGCAAGGGCGAGATCGATCCGGCAGAGATCATTCTGGTGGCTTACAGCACCACCCTGGCCAGCAACGCCCTGCTGGAAGGCGACGTGGCCAAGGTGGGCATCATCGGCATGGGCACCGGCTTGAAGACGCGGCGGGTGCGGCGCGAGACCAACATCAAAGACCTCGAGCTGGCCCCCGGCAAAAAGCTGCCCACATGCTACCGCTTTCTCGACACGCGCCGGAATTTTTCCACCGCCGTGATTCGGCAAACCCTCCACGAGCTGCAGGCCGAGGGCGCGCAGGCAATTGTCGCCGCCGAGGCTTTTTCCGTTGAAAACCCCCGCTACGAATTGCAAGTGCTGGACTGTGCCCGCGAACTGGGCCTGCCGGCCACGGCCACCCAGCAAATCTCCCAGTTGTACGGCCTGCGCCTGCGCACGCGCACAGCCGTGCTCACTGCCAGTATTTTACCAGTGATGCTCGCCACCCTGGAAATGATGGAGCGCAGCCTGGAGGAAGCCGGCATTCAAGCCCCCTTGATGATCATGCGTTCGGACGGCGGCGTGATGGATGTGAAGAGCATGCGTGAGCGGCCGTTGTTGACACTGCTTTCCGGCCCGGCGGCCGGTATCGCCGGCGCCCTGATGTATGCTTCGCTCACCGAGGGCATTTTTCTGGAAGTCGGCGGCACCAGTACAAACATCAGCCTGATTCACCGCGGCCAGGTGGCGGTGCACACCGCGCGCCTCGGGCCGCACCAGCTCTCCATTAAGGCGTTCGATATTCACAGCGTGGCGGTGGCCGGCGGCAGCATGATTCGCATTCAGCAGGGCCGCGTTCACGACGTCGGCCCGCGCAGCGCACATCTCGCCCGCATGCCTTACGAAGCCTTCAGCGAGACTAGCGATATTCACGAGGCCGAACCCACGCTTGCTCCGCCCCGCAGCGGCGACCCCGGTGATTACGTCTTCCTGCAACACCAGGAGAAAAAAATCGCGCTCACGCTTACCGGCGCCGCCAATCTTCTGGGATGTGTTCCGGATTACGATTATGCCCGCGGCGGTCAAAAAAATGTCGGGATGAGCTATGCCAAGCTCGGGCGGCTGCTCGATCAGGCGCCAGAGCAGATCGCGGAGGCCGTGATGCAGGCCGGCTGTCGCAAAATCGCCGAAGCCGTGCGCAGCCTGCTGAGCCACTATGAGTTGCCGCGCGAGAACCTGAGGCTGGTGGGTGCCGGCGGCGCCGCTGCCACCGTGGTGCCCTACACCGCCAGGCTGCTCAATCTCCCGTTCACGGTGGTGTTGAACAGTGCGCTCTTTTCCGCCATCGGCGTGGCGCTTGCAATGATTCGTGAAACCATCGAGCGCAGCCTGGTGAATCCCACCGAAGAAGATCTGATCAATCTACGCCAGGAGGCGGAACGCGTCGTGCTCGCCCGCGGGGCCTCGGCGGAAAGTGTCGACATCAAAATCGAAGTCGACGCGCAGCACCATCTTGTGCGCGCGATCGCCACCGGCGCCACCGACGCCCGCCTGCTGGAAAGAATCCGCCGGCCGGTCCCCGCCCACCAACGGGCGAGCGTGGCCGCCGACGCACTGGATGCCGAGCTGGCGAGCGTTCAAATGTTGGCACATACCGATTTTTTCACCGTCTATTCCGCGGTCAAAACCGTCCCCCGCTTCTTTGGGCTGCTCAAAAGCCGGCGCCAGCCCATGGTGATTGTCGATCAGCACGGTGTCGTGCGTCTCACGTTCGAGCACGCCGAAATCAGGGAAATGACCGCCGGTGAGGGCCGCCAGCGCCTGCAGGAATTTCTGGAGAAATGCACGCACTATGGCGACAGTGGCGCCTGGCTGCCGGGCATATACCTGGCAATCGGGCCGCGCCTGGTGGATTTTTCCGGGCTGGTCAGTATCAACCAAATCCTTTCCCTCGGCACCCATGAGCTGGAGCAAACCCGCGCGGATTCGCCGGTGCTGCTGGTCGCGGATCTGAAGAATTGA
- a CDS encoding ROK family protein: MILTRTEAASSAPLYLALHLQSASLQAGLGDGFQILLSDLGIPLDKTDSAAEFLQALRQVLEKTQMIAADLASPLLAAGLAVPAHVHPTTGSLTLPTAPQAMWQGMDVRAWLAHELGLPVVVESDVIATAVAELKVGAARGANDVLIVKIDTEVQAAYWRNGEFVRGARGCFGNLGHLATGNSDLPCSCGHLGCLEASVATDAILDRFYAAAEAAELELEDDEMPESAEAVFALSQKQHAIAVAVLDDVTFDLGTGIASAVNLLNPQKVVITGAPLYLRSEFFQQLARDASRRMLPACAAAVQLVPGMIREHPECLGAMLLARERFG; this comes from the coding sequence ATGATCCTGACACGCACGGAGGCGGCGTCATCGGCACCGCTTTACCTCGCCCTCCACCTGCAAAGTGCCTCTCTGCAAGCCGGCTTGGGTGACGGCTTTCAAATTTTACTGAGTGACCTCGGGATTCCCCTGGACAAGACCGACAGCGCCGCAGAATTTCTGCAGGCCCTGCGGCAGGTTCTGGAAAAGACGCAGATGATTGCGGCCGACCTTGCCAGCCCTTTGCTTGCCGCCGGTTTGGCGGTGCCGGCACATGTCCATCCCACCACCGGCAGTCTGACGCTCCCCACCGCGCCTCAGGCCATGTGGCAGGGCATGGACGTGAGGGCCTGGCTCGCGCACGAGCTCGGCCTGCCCGTGGTGGTGGAGTCCGACGTCATTGCGACGGCGGTGGCGGAATTGAAAGTCGGCGCGGCGCGCGGCGCAAACGACGTTCTGATCGTGAAGATCGACACCGAAGTCCAAGCCGCCTACTGGCGCAACGGCGAATTTGTGCGCGGTGCCCGGGGCTGCTTCGGCAACCTCGGCCACCTCGCGACCGGCAACAGTGATTTGCCCTGCTCCTGTGGCCATCTCGGTTGCCTGGAGGCGAGCGTTGCAACCGATGCCATCCTGGACCGTTTCTACGCCGCCGCGGAAGCCGCGGAGCTCGAGCTGGAAGATGACGAGATGCCGGAATCGGCGGAGGCGGTGTTTGCGCTCAGCCAGAAGCAGCACGCGATCGCAGTTGCCGTGCTGGATGACGTGACTTTTGATCTCGGCACCGGCATCGCCAGCGCGGTGAATCTGCTCAATCCGCAAAAAGTCGTCATCACCGGCGCACCGCTTTATTTGCGCAGCGAATTCTTTCAGCAGCTTGCCCGTGATGCCAGCCGGCGCATGCTGCCGGCCTGTGCCGCCGCAGTGCAACTGGTGCCGGGCATGATTCGGGAACATCCCGAATGCCTGGGCGCCATGCTCCTGGCCAGGGAGAGATTCGGCTGA
- the ubiE gene encoding bifunctional demethylmenaquinone methyltransferase/2-methoxy-6-polyprenyl-1,4-benzoquinol methylase UbiE yields MPVRDFRFDTPNQKSSYVREMFDRIAPRYDLMNRIMTFGRDQAWRRRLVRRAGISANAVVLDIATGTGDIALVAQAAGARQVVAADFSRAMLGHARRKARNRRLYFAVADGLKLPFPDDTFDAVVTGFSLRNVANLDAFLREMVRVTKQGGKVASLEITRPRSRWFRSLFSWYFGAIVPRLGALISGAKEAYSYLPHSVSVFITPEELRVRLEDAGLHHARFETLMFGCISIHSGTKIRASTTARPPAASAARRPAVTSARG; encoded by the coding sequence TCGCTTCGACACCCCCAATCAAAAATCCTCCTACGTGCGCGAGATGTTCGATCGCATCGCGCCGCGTTATGATCTGATGAACCGGATCATGACGTTCGGGCGGGACCAGGCCTGGCGGCGGCGGTTGGTGCGCCGCGCCGGGATCTCCGCCAATGCCGTGGTGTTGGACATTGCCACCGGCACCGGCGACATCGCACTGGTGGCACAAGCCGCCGGCGCGCGCCAGGTGGTGGCCGCCGATTTCAGCCGCGCGATGCTGGGCCATGCCCGCCGCAAAGCCCGCAACCGCCGGCTGTATTTCGCCGTTGCCGATGGTCTGAAGCTGCCCTTCCCGGATGACACCTTCGACGCGGTGGTCACCGGTTTTTCCCTGCGCAATGTCGCCAATCTCGATGCTTTTTTGCGCGAGATGGTGCGGGTGACCAAGCAGGGCGGCAAGGTTGCCAGCCTGGAAATCACGCGGCCGCGCAGCCGCTGGTTTCGCAGCCTTTTCTCCTGGTATTTTGGTGCGATCGTGCCGCGTCTCGGTGCGCTCATTTCCGGCGCAAAAGAAGCCTACAGCTATCTGCCGCATTCCGTTTCCGTGTTCATCACGCCGGAGGAGTTGCGCGTGCGGCTGGAGGATGCCGGTTTGCATCATGCCCGTTTCGAAACGTTGATGTTCGGCTGCATTTCCATTCATTCCGGCACCAAAATTCGCGCAAGCACCACCGCACGACCGCCGGCCGCCAGTGCCGCACGGCGGCCGGCGGTCACCTCTGCGCGCGGGTGA
- a CDS encoding SDR family NAD(P)-dependent oxidoreductase, with product MNLTGKVAIVTGASRGIGRALALRLAREGTHLLLTARQEPLLAQVAEQARQQGVEVASVRADLREQKEIDQMIQTAVERFGRIEILVNNAGLGYLKPVAELTTAEWDEMFAVNLRAVFLATRAALPHLRRAGGSFVVNVASLAGKNTFANGSGYTATKWGLRAFSQCLMLEERRHGLHVLTICPGSVETEFGAGRATPRPASRDILLPEDVAEAVVGALKLPPRAMLSEIDLRPSNP from the coding sequence ATGAATTTGACCGGCAAAGTGGCCATCGTCACCGGTGCCAGCCGCGGCATCGGCCGTGCGCTGGCGTTGCGGCTGGCACGCGAGGGGACACATCTGCTGCTCACCGCGCGTCAGGAGCCGCTGCTCGCGCAAGTGGCCGAACAAGCACGTCAGCAGGGGGTCGAAGTCGCCTCGGTGCGCGCGGACCTGCGGGAGCAGAAGGAAATCGATCAGATGATCCAAACCGCGGTCGAACGCTTTGGCCGCATCGAGATCCTGGTCAACAACGCCGGCTTGGGCTATCTGAAACCGGTGGCGGAGTTGACCACTGCCGAATGGGATGAGATGTTTGCCGTCAATCTGCGCGCGGTTTTTCTGGCCACGCGCGCGGCCCTGCCGCATTTGCGGCGGGCCGGCGGGAGCTTTGTGGTGAATGTGGCCTCGCTCGCCGGCAAGAACACTTTCGCCAACGGCAGCGGCTACACCGCCACCAAGTGGGGTTTGCGCGCCTTCAGCCAATGCCTGATGCTGGAGGAACGCCGGCACGGGCTGCATGTGCTCACGATTTGCCCGGGCTCGGTGGAAACCGAATTTGGCGCCGGCCGCGCCACCCCGCGACCGGCATCGCGCGACATCCTCCTGCCGGAAGATGTCGCCGAGGCCGTGGTGGGCGCGCTGAAACTGCCGCCGCGCGCGATGCTCAGCGAGATCGACCTGCGCCCCTCGAATCCCTGA